In Mytilus edulis chromosome 6, xbMytEdul2.2, whole genome shotgun sequence, the following proteins share a genomic window:
- the LOC139528220 gene encoding uncharacterized protein, whose product MTESHKQLCWSCPGAKYKNTIDLWCFDCSESICIECKEKHLGKFHVIIPMSEAEKVDKSVITGPCTCNEKFSQDSLLHCKSHDKIYCKCCGAPSVHINCSDVQSIANAASGCKQRTSVLITDMELRLSNLKTNYMSLIEEQELNLTDLNFQKYQIKVQVSDFRKDMNEYFNESEDKIGNQLDRYYEQCRAQISKNIQATLERYNVLSSFENTLHLLITNSSECRTFIAAKNIDCRQYEEESVYETFQDLFKLFKLSFLKEETNDIHTVCTTLGEVKLEVVEKQNMKDSKRDSGVQTSVRVRMTATRLYAYNSTEFDLGTDGKIVRSCLTPHKMVIIIGNARAVWTYNIIRKSIERIDLSDFPVDVSVIDDESFLVAMATKGASIVNLSTKTVQYILNYNSKCVAYHNEVIYTVRKKKLVLSNLNGSIIKKEGLGFNANGICVDSKGDVYVSDNKQICKLDSVNYRKVVVLERKWNRTCDIGGITIDKDDRLYYSDKTNGAIMRLNLNSTTAIAIIENLQKPLSIACNKTTNQILIITDRGSNIEIWQL is encoded by the coding sequence ATGACAGAATCTCATAAACAGTTGTGTTGGTCTTGTCCTGGTGCAAAATACAAGAATACAATAGATCTTTGGTGCTTTGACTGTTCAGAATCAATTTGTATCGAATGTAAGGAAAAACATTTAGGAAAATTTCATGTCATCATTCCAATGTCAGAAGCAGAAAAAGTGGATAAATCTGTCATTACAGGACCTTGTACATGTAATGAAAAATTCTCTCAGGATTCTCTTTTGCACTGTAAATCTCACGATAAAATCTACTGCAAGTGCTGTGGTGCACCTTCAGTTCATATCAATTGCTCCGATGTCCAGAGTATTGCCAACGCTGCCTCAGGATGCAAGCAAAGGACATCAGTTTTAATTACTGATATGGAATTAAGACTTAGTAATTTGAAGACTAATTATATGTCACTTATAGAAGAACAGGAACTGAATTTAActgatttaaattttcagaaatatCAAATCAAAGTTCAAGTTAGCGATTTCCGTAAGGATATGAATGAGTATTTCAATGAATCAGAAGATAAGATTGGAAATCAGCTAGACCGTTATTACGAGCAATGTAGAGCTCAAATTTCTAAAAACATACAGGCTACCCTAGAGAGATACAATGTGCTATCATCATTCGAAAACACTCTCCATTTACTTATCACAAATTCTTCCGAATGTCGGACTTTCATTGCAGCAAAGAATATCGATTGCAGACAATATGAAGAAGAATCTGTCTATGAAACGTTTCAAGACCTTTTCAAGCTATTTAAATTGTCGTTTCTCAAGGAAGAAACAAATGACATACATACAGTATGTACGACATTAGGAGAGGTTAAGCTTGAAGTAGTagagaaacaaaatatgaaagaCTCAAAAAGGGATTCAGGGGTACAAACTTCAGTCCGAGTGCGAATGACTGCAACTCGTCTGTATGCTTACAATTCAACAGAGTTTGATTTGGGAACGGATGGTAAAATAGTTAGGAGCTGCCTGACTCCACATAAAATGGTTATTATTATAGGTAATGCACGAGCAGTATGGACTTACAATATAATAAGAAAAAGTATAGAGCGCATTGATTTAAGTGATTTTCCTGTAGATGTATCAGTTATTGATGATGAGTCGTTTCTAGTGGCAATGGCTACAAAAGGTGCCAGTATCGTCAACTTGTCAACAAAAACGGTACAATATATTCTAAATTATAACTCAAAATGTGTTGCATATCACAATGAAGTTATATATACAGTCCGTAAGAAAAAACTtgttctttcaaatttaaatggaTCGATTATAAAAAAAGAGGGTTTAGGCTTTAACGCAAATGGCATTTGTGTTGATAGTAAAGGCGACGTGTATGTGTCTGACAATAAGCAAATTTGTAAGTTAGATTCAGTGAATTATCGAAAGGTAGTTGTATTAGAAAGGAAGTGGAATAGAACTTGTGATATTGGAGGAATTACTATTGACAAGGATGATCGATTGTACTACAGTGACAAAACTAATGGTGCAATTATGAGATTAAATCTCAATTCGACAACAGCAATTGCAAttattgaaaatttacagaaaccGTTAAGCATTGCATGTAACAAAACAACTAATCAGATACTTATCATTACCGATAGGGGAAGTAACATAGAAATATGGCAACTTTGA
- the LOC139526561 gene encoding uncharacterized protein, whose product MNGSLFYLNLSFNKLVTIDITNRIASKQQYFCVVNYSHNSIKTVTNEQSAERFVYAITRDYFDVKCYTPKLFKDRTIIKERQYENLICNLSLADKCPPRCHCIYQPAWKYAWHNYTRDLHRDILIVNYDLLEANEIARKYLGAFLRIGHYIDFYNHRRSIENDICRSCKQL is encoded by the exons ATGAACGGAAGTTTATTTTATCTGAACTTATCCTTTAATAAGCTGGTTACAATAGATATAACAAATAGAATTGCGTCAAAACAGCAGTATTTTTGTGTGGTAAATTACTCCCACAATTCAATAAAAACTGTAACAAATGAACAAT CTGCAGAGCGGTTTGTATATGCAATAACGAGGGATTACTTTGACGTTAAATGCTATACACCGAAATTATTTAAAGATAGGACAATTATTAAAGAGCgccaatatgaaaacttgatttGTAATTTGTCTTTAGCAGACAAATGTCCACCAAGATGTCACTGCATATACCAACCAGCA TGGAAATATGCTTGGCACAACTATACACGTGATCTTCATCGGGATATACTTATAGTTAACTATGATCTTCTTGAAGCTAATGAAATTGCCCGAAAATATTTAGGAGCCTTTTTACGAATTGGacactatattgatttttataacCATAGACGATCAATAGAGAACGACATATGTCGTAGttgtaaacaattataa